The following DNA comes from Pithys albifrons albifrons isolate INPA30051 chromosome 17, PitAlb_v1, whole genome shotgun sequence.
CAGCGCCTCACAACAGGCTGCTGGGTTCAGTTTCTGGTAACGGGCACTGCTGGAGACAAGGCTCACCATTCATCTTCTGTTGcagtagaaaaattaaattataaatcaCTGCTCTTCCTAAGCAGAACATTTTGTTGTTGCATTTGGATAAGTGtcaaggaaggaagaaaaggtgaTCTGCTGTCAACTCAACAAGGAATAATTGCCATAGTTTATATAAAGTAATAACTCGGCATTTCCAGTTTCAACATGTATTATTCTTGtagaattattttgtttgcaCCATTACGCAACATGATGCCTTCCCCAAGGAGTGCAAAAATGTAAGGGAAGACCAGCCTTGCTCCTGCAATCCTACCCCACCCAATTAGTAATAGCAGGAAGCTGTGAAACTGAAGGGACAATGTATTTAAGAACATAAATCTTCACAAGGAAAAAACTCTCGAATGATCTAATATGTTTAAGGATAGACCTAGAAAAATAAGGGAGAAAAGCACTCAAAAGTAACAAAATAAACAGCTGCAAGGATTTTACTGCTTAGGAGAAGCCAGTGAGGCTTAATCTACAAGCCTACCCTAAGCCTCAGTTGCCTTCAGCTCCGTAGCCCAGTTTGCCACTGTCGCTGCTGCTGGtgggctctgctgtgtccctgcaccaCAGACCACGAGGGGCTCTCTCtggctgcagccccccagctctCGTTGGACAACCACCCTGGGCTTGGTTCCTTCAGACCATTCTGGGGCTCTCTCCCTGTCAGCTTCTGTTTCAACTTGTTCATTTCCTGTGCCATAATCAACATCACCCAGTCTCTTGGCAACCCGCTGGGTTGGGAGTGCTCATCCCTGGGTCTGTCTGTGttgccccacacagcccctgctcagcAAGGGGAGCAGCTGGGGTAGCTCGTGTGCTCCTCCTTTGTGGTTACAGCCTTACTCAGAGAGCCACTTCCAGTGCAACCACAGGACAGAGTGCAGAGCAGCACTTTGGTACACCACAGGTAATTATCTGCCCTTAAGGGTatcctcctccccagcctttTAAACCAAGTTGCACACATTTGTAAAGGAGCAAACACAGCTGTGGGACTGTAAGGGATTATCTACACTTGCCTGGTGCAGTCTAGGAAGTTAAGGTGAGTTCCCAAAGTCAGAATCTGCATGGAATAATTTACCTCTCCCAGTTCCCCCTCTGCTTTATCCCCACTGgcaacaaaattaaaacctaCATGAACTTAAGGATCTGCACCTGCTCTGCTTCCTAAAGGAATAGCAATATTAATGCATGTAGAAAATAGGTCAGGACAGAAGACTCCTCATCCAGGCAACACAATTTTCAACACTGAACATTTCCTTAGTTATCTCCATCTTATTAAAAAATGTCCAGGAGACAGAAAGCCCCATTCATGTCATGAAGCACTGAACACTGATTGCATTTTTAGGAGAAACTTTGTTTAATAAAAGCCTAATCAGCCTATTTgattttccttctatttttttctagtcTTTAATTACAGCATGGGACCTGAACTGTGGCCTCTGCTACTTTTGTCTGAAGTCAGCAACTGAATCCCTCCAGATTTCAGTCGGTTCAGGACCTTCAGGGAAGACACAAAGGCCTCAAACTCTCATAGAGAACATTTTCTACTGAAACCAATGCAAATTTTCAGATGAGCCTGCAGGAATTACACACTTGGCATCAGCTCAGATGGTCCTGTAGGCCTGCAAGAGCCTGTGGGCAGGGAGTTAAGTGGGAGTCAGCTTTGCCACCAATTCTTTGGAAATTTCAAGCCAACCACCTGacctccttcctccctgcactgccaccTTTTTGGATATACTTGTCATTCACTGTTGGCAGCCCAGAGACATTATTTGCTAAGTATTCTGCAAACGTGGGGGTTTTTCCACTAAATGCCTTTATTTACCTTTTTGTGCAAAGTCAGTAccaccaaaaatattttgtttctattgTATGTCTGGAATAGAAATGTTCACAGAGTGCTTCCTCATCCTGAGGGCATTAAGTGAATGTAATCTGCCATTAAAGTCACTGCTTTTAAGCAACCCAGTCATTTCTCATGGTTCTTAATGCAGAGAGAAACCATATCAAACAAGTGGCTGTGGTAAGGCATTCATTCTCCTCTTGATTGATGCAAAAAGTGTATCTGTCCTAAGGATACAAAGCTTTCCCTCAGCATTTGCAAATCTTCCATTAAAGCTTGGAAAGCTCTGAAAGTTACATTAAGGATGTTCACAAATCTTTCCCCCCTTTAATAGTATAATTACTTGATTGGTTTGATAATAAATCAAAATCCAAGTGAAGAAAGATTCATGTGCTTCATATAAAATGAATCACAGGGAAAACATTTCACAATTAGCAGGTGCTGTTGCCTTACCTGCCACAACTTCAGACACATGGGCATGCCCAGCTTGGCACCCACCTCTGGCTTCAAGGTACAGACTGACGTCTTGGATGGCAGCTCCAAAACCTGAACctgacagcaggaaaacaagagtCAGGCTCCAGGTCAAAATTCTGCTGTTAAAAACACAAGTCTTTTAAGGTGATTAAGGTTAGTAAAAACTCTTCCAGTAAAAACTGTCTGGAGGAAACTGAGGAATGCATGCCAAGGTGGAGCTGTAGGGGAATCTGCAGCTCTCATAAGAGTGCATTGTtttaggaggggcagacacAACTGCTCGAGTGAACACATCCTCCTCCACTCTTCCATTTCATCTGTATTTCAGTCTTCAAACAGTAGATGACATTGTGCACACAACAGAACACTGCAGACTGCTTAATCTGAAAAcacctccctgctgcctttcctctttttccatcTCTTGCTAATTTCTTGGCTGTGATCACCTCTGGACACTTGCACTGTCTCCTCTGTGCTGTTATGGTGACCCAGAGCTTGCACAGAAACACAAGCAGTGTGCACATCCAAGGAGGACTCTGtatctgctgctgcctgcaccaACAAACTGTAACTCAGCCCCGTGGTGTcgcaggctggagcagcctcagcACACAGGTATTTTTAACACAGTGTTGTCTGACCCTGTTCAAAGCAGGGTCAGACAATGCTGTGTCAAACACCTGCTCTCTCTACAGAGCAGTTTCCACTCTTGCTTGCACTGACGGTAATGAATTATGGATCTGCTTTAGGGggtttttctggatttttttttaaagattggGCAAGTCATTCCTCTGCCAAGGAAGTAGCTCATTTCCACCTCTGGGTGCTGGCAGGCAGGATCAGGGGAGTTTGCCATTTCAGTTTGGCACTGGAAGGTTTTGAGTCTTGATTGACGTGGTAGTGCCTCAGCTCTGGGCCGGTTCTCAAGCCTGAACTATGGAGAAACAGAAGTTGTTGGGTAGCAAAACCTTGGTGCCAGGAATGTGGCTGTTTCTCAAACACACACCTAATCACCAAGGTGatcttttcatttcattaaGTAAACAATGGTCTGCATTATGTTGTAAAATTAAATGACTTGAAACATTTGATAAATCCAACATCACCAGCCGTTCTGGGCTCTCTCAGAAAGTGCAAGAGCCTGACAGTGCTGTTGGACAGCCCCAGTGGTGTGAATTTCCTTAAGCATCTGAGATGAGGTATTACACAAATATGGCTCCTCTGGGAGCCATCAGTCACGACCACGGCAGCTGCCATGGCTTTCCAATCCCATACCTTTAGTTCAAAGCTTGCCAGAACATCTTCCTATTCCAGAGGCTGTCAGCCAGCAGCCAGCTGCACTCTAGGACTGGGAGCACAGCACACTGCACACAACAGACAGAACACCTCCTAAAGCCACTGAGCAATAGGGCAGGAAACTGTTCTCCAGATTGGAGGAATAGTGACTACAGCCAAGAGCCATCCCGTCTGCAGAGCAAACCTGGGAACAGACCAAAGTCTGATCATCTGGGAATTCTGGTTCTTTGGAGCTACACTCTTAACAAAAGACTTTTCTCTCGGCAACTTTCTTGCTATCAACATAATGACCAAGTTTCGCTGTGGCAGGAAACGGGCCATAAATATGAAGATGACCTGCCCTCCTCTTGCATCTTTCATCACTGTCTCTCCAAAGGGCATTGCCTCCTAGGCAAGACCGAAACTGCAACTTTTACGTCATAAGGAAGGGTAAGTGTGCTGTGATAAATGCACTTCTGCaggttaaaagagaaaaaacaaaccttcCTGGCCTTACCTTGACTGAAAACAGATGAACTGGTACAAGGGCCGCAGTTGGGCTTGCAAAGgccaaaggaaaacacagtgagAAGAGCTTTGTgcagaaggcaggcaggcatgagctgctgcctctgctggaCTGACAGTTCCAGAGACTGTCTGTGTTAAAAGTAACTGAGGCTtagaaataaatactatttcatatattttgaCAACTGTAACTTAAAACTTGAAGTTCTGTGTTTATATTGGTTTGCTTAATAGAAGAAAgatttgcctttgcctgaggttAATGCTGTTCCTGGGTGGCTAAAACTGGCCACAAGGAAACAcaccctttctcttttccacatTAATAAAGCTTTTAACGTGTTTCTGGCAAATTGGCAAGAAAAGTGAGTGTAACTCATAATTGGTGATTTAAATGCAATCATGAACAAATAAATGCCTGTTCAGATCTCATTATTTATGGACTGAACCTGCTTTAAGacaaaattactctttttttggGCATCAGCCAAGCATAAACACTTATTAAGTCTTAATTTTAATCATAAGCTGCAAATGTACTGTCTCACACAGTGCTGCCTGTTTGGAAGCACTGAATGTTATGGGAGCTTATGGGAATTTATTGAAACGAGACCCAGTTCTAATGCAAAGGTTCACACACAGAAAGGAACTCCTCTACCTCAGGGGACAGCAAATCATCCCCCCGTGCAGGGCCAGAATAAACCAGAGATGGGTTGTAAGGGACTCCAGGGTAAGTGTCTTCAGTTTGGGTGAGATGaatatttaattctttattaCCAGGGCTTCTCCAGCTGACCCAAGAATGTGTTTGGCAATTTGTTTAACTTTATTGAGCACTGCTGTAAAATGGAGGGAGTTCTTTGTTTGCTCAGAACAAGGTATGGGCCTTGGAATGGTATTTAGCAGTGCAGTGGTTGTGTCTGCAGGCTTAGTTCTGTAAAAGGCTGAACATGCTGGCTGTGAGCCAACAAAGTACTTCAATGTGCTCAACTTCTGAATCATAAAAGTTCACATTTTCTTGCAATACAGGCACTTATTACTTCATATGTATAAAATATGCAACTTTCAGTTTCAAGATACAGAGCAGAAAAGCACGTGAACTTTTACACTCATCAACAATTTGCAGTGAGCtacaatatttcttttcatatttatgcccctatttttttcctaagtttgGTATTTTGATGTCAAGCattagaaataatttgtgtgATGTTCTCAAATAGTCCTTTGTTGAAAACAAAGCCATGATTTTTACAAAGCAGAAGTGGGAATTGCCCACAAAGCTGTCAGTCAATGAGGGCAGTGACAGTGGTATTAGATGTGGACTTACCCAGTAGGAACTGAAATGGACCCTGCAATTATCTCACACTCAGCAAACCTCTGGCCACTCACAGTAATTCAGCTGTTTCCAGCCCCAGTTCCAGGTCAGGAATTAGCCCGGGGTGACAGACCACGGATGGTGTTACAAACACCTCCCCTGCTCTGTCAGACCAGACCCCACGGCTCAGAGGGAAGGTGAGCCCCTCCACCTGATGGCAGACCTGCTGACCATCAGTCCCCCAAAAGGACTCTTGTCCCCAATATTCAGCAGCACCAAAACTCCTGCATGTGAaggaccagcagcagctgcaaataCTTAAATGTCAGACAAATCTCGGGCTGGTGTCCTTGTTTCTAGAGCATGAGTTAGAGAATTCAGTCATCTTTGTGGCAGTACTAGTAGTGATTAGAACCCCCCCAGGTTTCTCGTGCTGCCCTCTCCTGAGCAGAGACTTCAAGAGCAATGATGCCTCCCCAGCTGAACTATCTCATTTCAGTAACCAAAGCACCGTCCCAAGCACCAGAGAAAGAGACACCTCGTACCTGCTGCAGGCCTTTGGCTGCCGTGGCCACGAGCCAGcgtccctgtgccaccctgagcAGGGAGCATCTGCAGAACCCCACGCGCTCCGTGCAGACAGAATCCGTCACTGCAGTCCGGCCCTCTGCCAAATCCCACAAGCAGATCCTCTGGTCGCGGCCCTGACTGTTACAGTGAAACAAACCCTCCATCAGCTGCAGGTCTGAGGAGGCCCAGGCcgcctgcagggcagggactcagACTGAGTCTCCAACAGCTCCTGGGGGTGTTGATCGGGGCTTTCATTAATGGTGGGGGAACCCTGAGCCCCCAGGACCACCACCCGTCCACCAACAGCAAAACTGGCCAGAGGGTCAAACGTtactgggaggagggagagcctGAGAGCCAGTCCCAGTTTGCTGTTTCCATGTGGAGAGAGTCATGATTGAGCCCAGTTATGCTATTTATGTGTATGCATATATTTAGAAAGTCTCATGAGCATTTGAACATAAtcacaataaaaatacttaTATTTTACCATTGACTAGAGCtaatttaaatggaaacaaaagtAGCAGAGAGTGACACATGTAACACTCATTCACCCAAGCAGTGAAATGGAAATGTCATGTGTTGACAGCTGAAAGACAAACAGCAAGACAAAGATCTCATCAGAGATAAATATAAAGCTACAGTTATTCAGTGGGCAACTTCCCccgggcacagggagggcaccGAGGGCTGCCAGGACTGTGCCTGTGTGGGGACACAGGAGGAGAGGCACTGGCAGCAACTCCAAGGAAACAGTGTGGCTAAAACACGGAACCCCAGAGCCCCAGAGGCTGCATCGCCGAGGGGCAAGTGCAGCCCAGTCAGACTGCCTGGCACAACCCTCCGTCCCACAGGCAGCAACACCCAGGAGGCcacagcaggaattgctgcagaTTTACACCATCCCACTGGCTCCACTGGGGAGAAGCTTCCAGCCCATACACTCCAGTAGCACAGGATACCTGTCCTCATGTTACCACCTGGGCCAAGGAGTCATCAAAAATCCCTTCTCCGTGTCTTACTTTAATTAGTCATATCACCTGATGAAGTATGAAACCAAAACAGAGGAGATGTAAATCTGCAGACTGCTGGGACTTCTTCAACATCAAAACACTTCTACCCACTCTTCAGTTGAGTGACAAACTGACACACCATTTACAGCTCTGGGCATACAAACAATGCAATAAATTATTGTGATTTAGctgtagaagagaaaaatacaaaatacaggtAACTGCTGTCCTAAAAGTGCACTGCTCCATGGACTGTTATAACTATGCAGCAGAAATAGAGGTATGGAAAACTATAATTATGGAAACAATGCTCATTCAATATGATTTTATGGGGAAGAGTGTTGATAATTGTACTTCTGCAGATAAGAAATATAAATGCTAATCAGTTCCACTGTATACTGTGAGATGTCTTCTCTAGATAAACATGTCAGAACACCTCCCAACCATACAGACACTTTGGCATCTATTCTGGATCACCTGTCTAATCCAAAGTACACAAATCTTCCCAACCTCCCCTTGCTAAACAAGAACAGAAGGTATTTTGCAACAAAGCAAAGGCATGAAACTCGGCATTCTTGCTCACTTTCAGTTTTCCACTTGCCATCTCTGATTCTTATCTTTCCTTaccttttctccctcccctccataCTCTTTACAGCAACCGACCCTGAGAACTGGCTGTGAAAGATTTGTCAACTTCCAACCCAATTTCCTTTACCCAAAGGTGATCATGTGATCTCAGTGCAGTAAGAAAGACACTGTGGATCCCAAGTTGTTGTGATGTCATAATGTACACATAATAAATAAAGTAATTGTATCTTTTTTCCACTGTTTATTCTCattgtttctgcatttttgtaCTTCAGTACATTTCCATATGTGTTGGGGAGATTTTCAGTGGCTCCAGAATTAAGACACTCCTTTTTTGCCCCCCGTTTTTCCCCACTGATTGTGTACATCACAGAGacaggaataacttcccactgGGCTCTGTCTGCCTGGCTCACCTGAGCAGCCTGTCTCTGCCACCCATTGTCTCCACGCAGTAGACAGACCTTCGTCCATGGCCATCCAGGGCTGTGTCCACTCTGTGTGTTCTCAGGTTCCAGACATGGATAAGCCCGTTCTCAGacctggcagcaggaacagatgCTTTTAGTGTGACCACTGCGTTCAGGTGATCAGTCTGatgcttctcctttcttttgtttccagaaCTGAAGTGTATGCACAGACAACACCCCCAGCATTCACAGCCACACACGCTGCTGTTTTCTCCAGACACACTTTGCCAAAATCACACACTGTGTTCCAGAGGAAACCACCAGTGCAGGCAGAAATCCTGGTTCACTCACCCAGAGAAAAGCACGGGGGTATCGGGTTCTTGGCCTGCACAGCAGAAGTGCAGAGTGTGGACTGCAGCACCGGCACCTCTGAGCACAAACTGTGGGTCTGGAGGCGGCAGAGCCATCCCAGCAGTGAACTGGGGGGGTGAGAAGAAGACAAAAACATCACAAAGGGTAAGACAAAATGTCAGGTAAAGTGAAATGACAACTTTAAATAGATTCTGAGCGCGACATTTGCTTTGCCCAGTCCCTTTCCTCTGTGAATTATCATTACTGAATGTTATTTCTATTTGCCAGACAGTTCAGGGTGAAGCCTTTCCTCTAACACCAGCTGCTGAAGCCGTgcccagctgcctgtgctgccctccctgtCAGCAGGGTGGGAGCTGGCCACGCACACACCTCTCGCACACTCCTAAATACAAACTGTTCAGCTGTTCTTCCTGCTGCAAAAGGGAAGAGCCACAGAACACAAGAAACTGGATACCCATAATTTCAGTGGGCAAGCAATTCATCATTCCATTTAGCCCCTTGGCTAAgtctttccccttcctccccataAAAATACTACTGTGCTCTCCCCTCACAACCACTTCCAGAAAAGCACTGCAGTCAACACATCAACTGAAAAGAATTTCAGATGAGGTTGGAGTTATGATCTACACAAGATCCATTACTCGAGTGTTTGAATTTTTGGTTCCAAGCATGGTTacttggaaaaagaaatgcataatTTCACACTAACTTAGTGACCACAGTTAAGCATTTATTCCAAGGGGTTTGTATTCCCTAAAGGATCAATAGAAACAAATGCTTTCAGCTTCATGTCATTGGTTCTAATGTGGTCAGGGCCAAGaggctgccctgtcccacaTGGGAAATGCACAGGCCAGTTCCTGAGGAGCTCACGGGGACAGCCCGTGCCATTCCCACACTCTCACTGCTCTGGCACCCTCGCCAGGTACTTCCATTCACATgaacacctttgcaggcagctctgcaaaAGAATCAGAGGAGAATGAGGACgatttttctgtgatttgacTTGCTGCAATTAATCCTCAAGACCTGTGCTGTGACAAGGTAACCAGCAGCTGCTTTGACTGGGAAGTACAATTTGCAATTCACTGGAAAATTAATTATAACGCCcattacaataaatattttcaccATGAAAAGTGTTTACTGCCTGCTCTGTGGCATTACTGGCCATGCTTTATATCCTTCCTCCTTTCTGACCTGACCTAACACAGAAAAGGGCAGCGTTTGCCACTACACATGCCAACTCTCATCACTTCCTCCCATTCATGCATGTATTACCCCAGATTAAACAAGAAGTTTTCTAAACTCAGTAAGGGAAGATCAGCAGGTGTTTAAACCTCTGCCTGTTGCCAGCAGAGGAACTGCAGAGAATCAGAAGAGAGTGACAGAGCTACGAGTTCCATGTGAGACAGCTCAACTTGCCCCTGCCTCTCTCCTCAGTACCAGCTTTTGAACGGTGTTTAATGGCTGCACTTGCTCTTGCTCCTCATTTGCAGGTCTACCTTGAGTGTTTATGGATCAGTAATCACCATGGTATCTATAGGTCCTAATTAAACACAATCATCTTTTAGAACTAGTGATGAAACAGGATTCTTCAGCGTAATGTGCAGTTCTCTCTCAATAGCACTGTGTAATTAGGCATGAACATAATGAGCTCAGTGGATACCCTCCATGTTTTAGGGCCCTGACTCATCTGATTTATGATGCTGTCAGATGATCCAGACTCATGGCAGGCTGGAGGACATTTTCAGATTGCACAGGTTCGCCCCCATGGTGAGATccagctccccagtgcccacctgtgACCTGTGTTACAAACCTGTCAGACTAAGGGTTCTGTCACCAAGGGTCACCTCTGGGGCACTAGAGCTGTGAGCTGGTGCCCTCAAAATGCCACTTGGTggaaccacacacacaaaagagcagctcagggctggccaGAGGAGTGGGGTCCCTCCTCACGGCGAGTGCTCCTGGATTACTGCACCGAGCAAGGAAGCAGAATGGAGTCAACCCAGAGGCTATCTGGGATTACAAGGCAGGTttttaatagcatttttctAATTACTGACACAGAGGTTTTTGCTGACAGACAGCAAGTGTGTGCGTGGCTGTGGGAAGGGTTTTACCTGGCATGAAACAGACGCTCTAATGCATGTCTTTAC
Coding sequences within:
- the GNB1L gene encoding guanine nucleotide-binding protein subunit beta-like protein 1; translation: MALPPPDPQFVLRGAGAAVHTLHFCCAGQEPDTPVLFSGSENGLIHVWNLRTHRVDTALDGHGRRSVYCVETMGGRDRLLSQGRDQRICLWDLAEGRTAVTDSVCTERVGFCRCSLLRVAQGRWLVATAAKGLQQVQVLELPSKTSVCTLKPEVGAKLGMPMCLKLWQLGCGSQPLLLAGYEDGSVVLWNVTMGKVLSQLVCHQEPVMSLDFDSEKAKGISGSSEKVLCIWSLNEQQNLQVYKTHELVNAGISGITIRPDKRILATAGWDHRIRIFGWKTLKPLAVLDYHTATVHCVSFSDHRSARERLLAAGSKDHRISVWSIYTQT